One Nostoc punctiforme PCC 73102 DNA window includes the following coding sequences:
- a CDS encoding glycosyltransferase — protein sequence MMSKKNKVLFFSPYGFWLIHNQLDAVVATGLQLRSCEVLVIGCDGVYNDCAITRLNNNKELLCENCAKVGKNFFEDLFGLPYMQLRNFIENDDYIIANQWVKTVLPQDYKNAKYDSLPIGKWVTSTIHTHFRIADAGLSSNYVQNIHRKYLIDGLVTYNALIRLFNKYQPTNVFLFNGRFAPYRIAFEVAHQMKIDVITHERGSIDDSFAFFDNHPTWSCQPPLDCVKAWEEITLNNEELVQTKNYFIKREYGIDINWPAFYNFQTSPVNIHHQLRIPLDAKIFAVFTSSEDELAALEGKVKITTQFDIIKNLIEIFKNRNEYLVIRHHPYIGGNKDTPIESDFLSKAYQQVFSIPENVRVVMPSEQLTSYALLWHTDAAIAFFSTVAIEAIARGVPTATLATSSYEKASRYTIQDTSIEHLNQLVDNLLKDSSKLTSEDLKRLYRFTNAYFFKFSHKFRSIGIKNFYSHELRFESLDDLQPGNDPTLDKVCNRIMLGSSLDNLPSNDLDNRLPEQEEDFYKQELQEIENHKILIKEQSLNYHNNLVPDIFLVAIIYLKYNTLSPIESQIFPDYLHKSRYKNIVIYEINDCELSNYQTIIDSILSLTENIVADYILIANNYTQYDESFISSAIDILTSTDSQDINGVFTGGWLSTVENRIEDGVFISGVFNQQQKLVFRQGNITYPQALEILPLLNIPLSALSFGILRKSALREILQEVRKIPENQAAQYLFESVFNNDNICKTELPKLVIRQELEVLNAVNNSMPELPIHFFTIVLNGQPFIKYHIEVFKHLPFKWHWHIVEGVADLKHDTSWSVKLGGNISDEIHKNGRSYDGTTEYLDEVAQLYPTQVTIYRKPEGIFWDGKREMVNAPIVNIQEECLLWQVDVDELWTLEQICDAREMFISNPEKTAAFYWCWYFVGEKLIISTRNCYTQNPQLEWLRTWRFKPGAFWAAHEPPVLVETSLDGEYKNVAAVNPFLHEETERLGLIFQHFAYVTAQQLQFKEQYYGYSNAVYQWQALQEITKFPVLLREYLSWVRDETRVDTAEKLGIVPIAQKELSSNNWQFLQPDEIQQQIAQVEKPTPLIIVDGVFFQLYQTGIARVWQSLLEQWAKNGFAKHIILLDRDGTAPIIPGIRYRTISYHDYDNIESDRSMLQQVCDEEGADLFISSYHTTPITTPSVFMAHDMIAELIGSNLNHIIWQEKHYAIKHASAFIAVSKNTARDLVTYFPQIALESVTIAENGVDHTTFLVATQENIHQFKIKYGITKPYFLLVRLGNVYKNSILFFKAFSQLPSSYGFDIVVTGSDGVLSPEFRAYTSGSIVHLLHLSDEELAIAYSGAVALVYPSKYEGFGLPILEAMACGCPVITCPNASIPEVAGEAAIYVNDNDVHEMANSLFEVQKPSIRHSLITAGLVQVQQFSWIKMAQTVSSVLINATLISLNLNKINLIIFPDWSQSEESLGLNLQQVIRAIATHPNNKNTTLLIDITNIAGEDAELFLSSVVMNLLIEEDLDVTEELEISLLGKLTDIQWKALLTRINARIILEHEDKQALAQVAVGKIHCCQIDNLSNQLNILFKREKNNLTNRGKVSIIDTLAVKDGNINIIIFPDWSQSEELLLLELEQAIKTVINHSDSSQITLLINTNGISEDDANLVLSTVAMNLLLAENFDITVECEISLLGNLDEIELRAIVPFLHGRIILQDENLEGLALFLIENIPAYEIESFNNIHIGQLVFDLSTRLFQEGRWTEAIAQYEKLLEIQSVNADIYCNLSYCYRQLNLLDEYFHTLQQGIELYPTEGRLHFSLIIDLRRNGLIQEAISSAEKAHICLPNDYTFQILKYLTVPSIYENQEEINFYRQRFTQGLQDLIQQTYLKTTKEQQSALAGIGRLTNFYLSYQAQNDIDLQRQYGKLVHEIMAANYPQWIVPLSMPKLQPNNKIRIGYASHYLHSYSGTLWLTGWLRYCDRKNFEIYCYYTGNEPDPITQQFQSYSDVFHHIPHNLPAACEQIIADKLHILVFPEIGMDAKTMQMAGLRLAPLQCVAWGHPVTTGLPTIDYFLSSELMEPENAQEHYSEKLIRLPNIGVSYPKPYIPPVIKTRSDFRLEDDAVIYLCCQAPFKYLPQYDFIFAEIACRLPQAKFVFLRGTLLEPRLKRAFAAVGLNSEDYCVFLSIPERLDYLMINLLSDVYLDTFTWSGGNTTLEAIACNLPIVTCPGEFMRGRHSDSFLKMLGVTDTIAQNEAEYIEIAVKLGLDQAWRRNIAERMSQNHDRLFDDKACVTGLEAFYKEVCSKH from the coding sequence ATATGCAACTACGTAATTTTATTGAAAACGACGATTATATTATTGCTAATCAATGGGTGAAAACAGTCCTTCCTCAAGACTATAAAAATGCTAAATATGATAGTTTACCAATTGGTAAATGGGTAACTTCAACCATTCATACTCACTTTAGAATAGCTGATGCAGGGCTATCTAGCAATTATGTCCAGAATATCCATAGAAAATATTTAATAGATGGTTTAGTGACTTACAATGCGTTAATTAGATTATTTAATAAATATCAACCGACTAATGTGTTTCTGTTTAATGGTCGATTTGCTCCCTATCGTATAGCATTTGAGGTAGCACATCAGATGAAAATTGACGTAATTACTCACGAAAGAGGTTCGATTGATGATAGCTTTGCTTTCTTTGATAACCATCCTACATGGAGTTGCCAACCACCCTTAGATTGTGTAAAAGCTTGGGAAGAAATAACACTGAATAATGAAGAATTAGTACAGACTAAAAATTATTTTATAAAGCGTGAATATGGTATAGATATAAACTGGCCTGCTTTTTATAACTTTCAAACAAGTCCTGTAAATATCCATCATCAACTTAGGATACCGTTAGACGCAAAAATATTCGCTGTATTTACGTCAAGCGAAGATGAACTAGCGGCGCTAGAAGGGAAGGTAAAAATTACCACGCAATTTGATATTATTAAAAATTTAATAGAGATATTTAAAAATAGAAATGAATACTTAGTAATTCGTCATCATCCTTATATAGGAGGTAATAAAGATACACCAATAGAAAGCGATTTTTTATCAAAAGCTTATCAACAGGTATTTTCTATACCAGAAAATGTCCGCGTTGTAATGCCTTCTGAACAGTTAACTTCTTATGCATTGCTTTGGCATACAGATGCAGCGATCGCTTTTTTTAGCACAGTGGCAATTGAAGCGATCGCTAGAGGTGTACCAACAGCAACATTAGCAACTTCATCCTATGAAAAAGCCTCACGATACACTATTCAAGACACTAGTATTGAACATCTAAATCAACTCGTTGATAACCTATTGAAAGATTCATCTAAACTAACATCAGAAGATTTAAAGAGACTTTATCGCTTTACGAATGCTTACTTCTTTAAATTTTCTCATAAATTTCGCTCAATTGGTATAAAGAATTTTTATTCCCACGAATTGAGATTTGAAAGTTTAGATGATTTGCAGCCAGGTAATGATCCAACCTTAGATAAAGTTTGTAACAGAATTATGCTAGGTTCTTCCCTCGATAATTTACCTAGTAACGATTTGGATAATCGATTGCCAGAACAAGAAGAAGATTTTTACAAGCAAGAATTGCAAGAAATAGAAAATCATAAAATTCTCATAAAAGAACAGAGTTTAAATTATCATAATAATTTAGTTCCAGATATTTTTTTAGTAGCTATTATATATCTAAAATACAATACTTTATCACCGATTGAAAGTCAAATTTTCCCTGATTATTTGCATAAATCTCGATATAAAAACATAGTGATATATGAAATTAATGATTGCGAATTAAGCAATTATCAAACTATCATAGACTCTATTTTATCTTTAACAGAAAATATAGTAGCAGATTATATACTTATCGCTAACAACTATACTCAGTATGATGAATCATTTATATCCTCAGCCATTGATATCCTAACATCTACAGATTCTCAAGATATAAATGGAGTTTTTACCGGAGGTTGGCTATCAACTGTAGAAAACAGAATAGAGGATGGCGTATTTATCTCTGGGGTATTCAATCAGCAACAAAAACTTGTATTCCGCCAGGGAAACATTACATATCCACAAGCATTAGAAATACTTCCACTACTCAACATTCCGCTTAGTGCGTTGTCATTTGGAATACTTAGAAAGAGTGCATTAAGAGAAATTCTACAAGAAGTCAGAAAAATACCAGAAAATCAAGCTGCTCAATACTTATTTGAATCCGTTTTTAATAATGATAATATTTGTAAAACTGAACTGCCTAAGCTGGTTATTCGTCAAGAATTAGAAGTCTTGAATGCTGTTAATAACTCAATGCCAGAATTGCCAATTCATTTTTTTACAATAGTCCTAAATGGGCAACCGTTTATTAAGTATCACATTGAAGTATTTAAACATCTTCCTTTTAAATGGCATTGGCATATTGTTGAAGGTGTAGCAGACTTAAAACACGACACAAGTTGGAGTGTGAAACTAGGTGGAAATATCAGTGATGAAATCCATAAAAATGGTCGTAGTTACGATGGGACTACAGAATATCTAGATGAAGTAGCGCAACTTTACCCGACCCAAGTCACAATATACCGAAAACCAGAGGGTATTTTTTGGGACGGAAAACGAGAAATGGTCAATGCACCAATTGTCAACATTCAAGAGGAGTGTTTGTTGTGGCAGGTTGATGTAGATGAATTGTGGACATTAGAGCAGATTTGTGATGCTAGAGAAATGTTCATTAGCAACCCTGAGAAAACAGCTGCTTTCTATTGGTGCTGGTATTTTGTAGGAGAAAAATTAATTATCAGTACTCGTAACTGTTATACACAAAATCCTCAACTAGAGTGGCTAAGAACTTGGAGATTTAAACCAGGAGCATTTTGGGCAGCACATGAACCTCCCGTATTAGTAGAAACCTCATTAGATGGTGAATATAAAAATGTTGCGGCAGTTAATCCTTTTTTACATGAAGAAACTGAAAGGCTTGGTTTAATTTTCCAACATTTTGCCTATGTAACAGCACAACAATTGCAATTTAAAGAGCAATACTATGGTTACAGTAATGCTGTTTATCAGTGGCAGGCTTTACAGGAAATAACTAAGTTTCCAGTTCTTCTGCGTGAATACTTATCATGGGTAAGAGATGAAACTAGGGTTGATACTGCTGAAAAATTGGGTATAGTACCAATTGCACAAAAAGAACTCAGCAGCAATAATTGGCAGTTCTTACAACCAGATGAAATACAGCAGCAAATTGCACAAGTTGAAAAACCAACACCACTAATTATAGTTGATGGTGTTTTCTTTCAACTTTATCAAACTGGCATTGCTCGTGTCTGGCAATCATTGTTAGAACAATGGGCAAAAAATGGATTTGCTAAACATATTATTCTCCTTGACCGTGATGGTACTGCACCCATAATTCCTGGTATTAGATATCGCACAATCTCATATCATGATTACGATAATATTGAATCTGATCGCTCAATGCTACAGCAAGTGTGCGATGAAGAAGGCGCAGATTTATTTATTTCTTCTTATCATACAACACCAATTACTACACCTTCTGTATTCATGGCACATGACATGATAGCAGAACTAATAGGTTCAAACTTAAATCATATCATCTGGCAAGAAAAACATTATGCAATTAAACACGCATCTGCCTTTATTGCGGTTTCAAAAAATACAGCACGGGATTTAGTAACCTACTTTCCACAAATCGCCTTAGAGTCTGTAACAATTGCTGAGAATGGGGTTGACCATACAACGTTTTTAGTAGCTACTCAGGAAAATATTCATCAATTTAAAATAAAATACGGTATTACTAAGCCCTACTTCCTATTAGTTCGGCTTGGTAATGTTTATAAAAATAGTATTTTGTTTTTCAAAGCTTTTTCACAGCTTCCAAGTAGCTATGGATTTGATATTGTCGTAACAGGAAGTGACGGTGTATTGTCACCAGAATTCAGAGCTTATACATCAGGTAGTATCGTTCACCTGCTACATCTCAGTGATGAAGAGTTAGCAATAGCTTACTCTGGTGCTGTAGCATTAGTTTATCCTTCTAAGTATGAAGGTTTTGGATTGCCCATACTCGAAGCAATGGCTTGTGGTTGTCCTGTGATTACTTGTCCTAATGCTTCAATTCCAGAAGTTGCAGGTGAAGCTGCAATATATGTTAATGATAATGATGTACATGAAATGGCAAATTCACTTTTTGAAGTGCAAAAACCTAGTATTCGTCACTCATTAATTACCGCAGGTTTAGTACAGGTGCAACAGTTTTCTTGGATAAAAATGGCGCAAACTGTTAGTTCTGTATTAATTAATGCTACATTGATTTCTTTAAATCTCAATAAAATTAATTTAATTATTTTCCCTGATTGGTCGCAATCAGAAGAGTCTCTTGGTTTAAACTTACAACAAGTTATCCGGGCGATTGCCACTCATCCCAATAATAAAAATACAACGCTACTTATCGATATTACTAACATTGCTGGTGAGGATGCTGAACTGTTTTTATCTAGTGTAGTTATGAATCTTTTGATAGAGGAAGATTTAGATGTTACCGAAGAATTAGAAATTTCTTTATTGGGTAAATTAACTGATATTCAGTGGAAAGCTTTGCTAACTCGCATCAATGCAAGAATTATTTTAGAACATGAGGATAAACAAGCTTTAGCACAAGTGGCAGTAGGTAAAATCCATTGTTGCCAAATAGATAATTTAAGCAATCAACTAAATATTTTATTTAAAAGAGAAAAAAATAACTTAACTAACAGAGGGAAAGTATCTATTATAGACACCTTAGCGGTGAAAGATGGAAATATCAATATTATAATTTTTCCTGATTGGTCGCAATCGGAAGAGTTACTTCTTCTAGAATTAGAACAAGCAATTAAAACGGTAATCAATCATTCTGATAGTAGCCAGATAACGTTACTTATAAATACTAATGGTATTTCTGAAGATGATGCTAATCTAGTTTTATCTACTGTGGCGATGAATCTACTACTAGCAGAGAATTTTGATATTACTGTAGAATGTGAAATTTCTTTGCTAGGGAATTTAGATGAAATTGAACTAAGAGCTATAGTTCCTTTCCTCCACGGTCGAATTATTTTACAAGATGAAAACCTGGAGGGTTTAGCATTATTTTTAATAGAGAATATTCCAGCTTATGAAATAGAAAGCTTTAACAATATACATATAGGACAGTTAGTTTTTGATTTAAGTACTAGATTATTTCAAGAGGGCAGATGGACAGAAGCGATCGCCCAATATGAAAAACTTTTAGAAATCCAATCTGTAAATGCAGATATTTATTGTAATTTAAGTTATTGCTATAGACAGTTAAACCTATTAGACGAGTATTTTCACACCCTCCAGCAAGGAATTGAACTTTATCCTACGGAAGGAAGATTACATTTTTCATTAATCATAGACTTGCGGCGTAATGGACTTATTCAAGAAGCAATATCAAGTGCAGAAAAGGCTCATATATGCTTACCTAATGATTACACTTTTCAAATTCTAAAATATTTAACAGTTCCATCAATATACGAAAATCAAGAGGAAATTAATTTCTATCGCCAGCGCTTTACTCAAGGACTGCAAGATTTAATTCAGCAAACATATCTGAAAACTACAAAAGAACAACAAAGTGCTTTAGCAGGTATAGGCCGCCTCACAAATTTTTACCTATCATATCAGGCACAAAATGATATTGATTTGCAACGCCAGTATGGAAAGTTAGTACATGAAATCATGGCAGCTAACTATCCACAATGGATAGTTCCTTTATCTATGCCTAAGCTTCAGCCTAATAACAAAATTCGTATTGGTTACGCTTCACATTACCTGCATTCTTATAGTGGCACACTTTGGTTAACTGGCTGGTTACGTTACTGCGATCGCAAAAATTTTGAAATTTACTGTTACTACACGGGAAACGAGCCAGATCCTATTACCCAACAGTTCCAAAGTTACAGCGATGTTTTTCACCATATTCCTCATAACTTACCAGCAGCTTGTGAACAGATAATTGCTGATAAACTGCATATTTTAGTCTTTCCAGAGATAGGTATGGATGCTAAAACCATGCAAATGGCGGGTTTGCGGCTTGCACCTTTGCAATGTGTGGCTTGGGGACATCCTGTGACAACTGGCTTACCCACAATTGATTACTTTTTATCTAGCGAGTTAATGGAGCCCGAAAATGCCCAAGAACATTACTCAGAAAAATTAATCCGCTTACCCAATATTGGGGTTTCTTACCCTAAGCCATATATTCCTCCTGTTATCAAAACCCGTTCCGATTTTAGGCTAGAAGATGATGCAGTTATCTATTTATGCTGCCAAGCTCCTTTTAAATATCTACCCCAATATGATTTCATTTTTGCAGAAATTGCTTGCCGCCTTCCTCAAGCTAAGTTTGTGTTTTTGCGTGGTACTTTACTTGAGCCACGCCTAAAGCGTGCTTTTGCTGCTGTTGGACTTAACAGTGAGGATTACTGTGTATTTCTCAGTATTCCAGAGCGACTAGACTATTTAATGATTAACTTACTTTCAGACGTTTATTTAGATACATTTACTTGGTCTGGTGGTAATACTACTCTAGAAGCGATCGCTTGTAATCTCCCCATTGTCACCTGTCCAGGGGAATTTATGCGGGGTCGTCACTCTGACAGCTTCTTAAAAATGCTAGGAGTGACGGATACCATCGCTCAAAATGAAGCCGAATATATCGAAATTGCTGTCAAATTAGGACTAGACCAGGCTTGGCGACGCAACATTGCAGAAAGAATGAGCCAAAACCACGATCGCCTTTTTGATGATAAAGCTTGTGTTACAGGTTTAGAAGCCTTTTATAAAGAAGTTTGTAGTAAGCACTGA